The following are encoded together in the Thalassolituus oleivorans MIL-1 genome:
- a CDS encoding CmpA/NrtA family ABC transporter substrate-binding protein, protein MIEQQAMTKNNVATSGLEQPNLKIGYMPLSDSLPLLVADEMGFFAREGLSVELQQEVSWANIRDKVLVGHLDAAQMLAPMLLATHLGIGGLRKPMQTAFAMGLNGNAFTISNNLAAELAATDIRDISGNAKQALDALKTVISQRKTENKPTLIFAIVFPFSIHNFLLRDWLASAGINPDSDVQLVVLPPSQMVDHLALQHIDGFFAGAPWNTVAIQRGVGECLVSGPDLWSNAPDKVLGTTQQWANDNPNTLNSMIRALYQACAWADANRDDAAKLLAKHIHLPVDAVQPALSGKFVYRKRQPATQVDDMLVFNRYHANYPWPEHGQWFLSQMQRWSWAADNLDNDAIVNECYATATYRAALADQALPPTSHQLRFDIQQAWELDDTAMGATGFKYR, encoded by the coding sequence ATGATTGAGCAACAAGCAATGACCAAAAACAACGTAGCAACATCAGGACTTGAGCAACCGAATTTAAAAATCGGCTATATGCCCTTGTCCGATAGCCTTCCCCTGCTCGTCGCTGACGAAATGGGATTCTTTGCTCGCGAAGGATTGAGCGTTGAATTGCAGCAAGAAGTATCATGGGCCAATATTCGCGATAAAGTACTCGTCGGCCACTTAGATGCGGCACAAATGCTTGCACCTATGTTATTAGCCACCCACTTAGGCATTGGCGGTTTGCGCAAGCCGATGCAAACAGCGTTCGCCATGGGTTTGAATGGCAATGCGTTTACCATCTCTAATAACCTCGCCGCCGAATTAGCAGCGACAGACATACGTGATATCAGTGGCAACGCAAAGCAGGCACTCGACGCGCTAAAAACCGTTATATCCCAGCGCAAAACCGAGAATAAACCAACACTGATTTTCGCGATTGTTTTCCCCTTCTCTATTCATAATTTTCTATTACGAGATTGGTTGGCCAGTGCAGGAATCAATCCCGATAGTGATGTGCAATTAGTTGTACTGCCCCCTTCACAAATGGTGGATCACTTAGCGTTACAACATATTGACGGCTTTTTTGCTGGCGCGCCGTGGAACACAGTAGCTATTCAACGGGGTGTTGGTGAGTGTTTAGTCTCTGGGCCTGATTTATGGAGCAACGCGCCAGACAAGGTACTAGGCACCACTCAACAGTGGGCGAATGATAATCCCAATACGCTTAACTCTATGATTCGAGCACTGTACCAAGCCTGTGCATGGGCCGATGCGAATCGCGACGACGCGGCAAAACTACTCGCCAAGCACATTCATTTACCGGTGGATGCTGTACAACCTGCTCTATCGGGTAAGTTTGTCTACCGTAAGCGTCAACCAGCAACTCAAGTCGATGATATGCTCGTGTTTAATCGCTACCACGCCAATTATCCATGGCCAGAACACGGACAATGGTTTTTAAGCCAAATGCAGCGCTGGAGCTGGGCGGCCGATAATTTGGATAATGACGCCATCGTTAACGAATGCTACGCAACCGCTACCTACCGGGCTGCATTGGCCGATCAGGCTTTGCCACCAACTTCGCATCAATTACGTTTTGATATTCAACAAGCGTGGGAACTGGACGATACGGCAATGGGCGCAACCGGCTTTAAATATCGCTAA
- a CDS encoding ANTAR domain-containing response regulator, which produces MSLDAPQISSASSSLKIMLVDDQPARAAILEQALTDAGCTVVARLSSAQGLMKRVEEHQPDAIIIDIESPDRDMLEHMSVLNQHNPKPVIMFSDEDDSSTIEKAIRAGVSAYIVDGLNPKRVKSIMDVAVARFREFQALRGELEKTKNQLADRKLLDEAKSLLMKHKNLNEEEAYHAMRKMAMDRGQRMVDVAKNIISVMNLFND; this is translated from the coding sequence ATGTCCCTCGACGCCCCCCAAATTAGCAGCGCTAGCTCCAGCCTTAAAATCATGCTTGTGGATGATCAACCGGCTCGTGCGGCGATTCTTGAACAGGCGCTAACCGACGCAGGTTGCACGGTTGTTGCGCGCCTCAGTAGTGCCCAAGGCTTGATGAAGCGTGTAGAAGAGCATCAACCAGACGCCATTATTATTGATATCGAAAGCCCCGACCGTGACATGTTGGAACACATGAGTGTACTAAACCAACATAATCCTAAGCCCGTCATCATGTTCTCTGACGAAGACGATTCCAGCACCATTGAAAAAGCCATTCGCGCAGGCGTAAGTGCTTATATTGTCGATGGCTTGAACCCCAAACGGGTGAAATCCATTATGGATGTGGCGGTTGCGCGCTTTCGTGAGTTCCAAGCCCTACGTGGCGAGTTAGAAAAAACGAAGAATCAACTCGCCGACCGTAAGCTGTTGGACGAAGCCAAATCGTTATTGATGAAACACAAGAACCTCAACGAGGAAGAGGCTTACCACGCCATGCGCAAAATGGCGATGGATCGCGGGCAGCGCATGGTGGATGTTGCGAAGAACATCATCTCTGTAATGAACTTGTTTAATGATTGA
- a CDS encoding YgiQ family radical SAM protein: MSQQEQHLFSNYPYWAECFGTAPFLPMSREEMDVLGWDSCDVILVTGDAYVDHPSFGMAVMGRMLESQGFRVGIIAQPDWNNPQDFMKLGKPNFYFGVTGGNMDSMINRYTADLKVRSDDAYTPGGVPGKRPDRAVIVYSQKCREVYKDVPIVIGGIEASLRRIAQYDYWSDQVRRSVLIDSGADILLYGNAERAIVDLTHALAQGRSVSELTDLRGTTIVREAPPAGWTEIDSTRIDWPGHIDMIPNPYEMKDTEKMSCSTDNKTEEGADSDVMPIKIVPMPLQRKVEHDKDTSYVRLPSFEKVRNDSALYAHASRVLHQEANPYNARPLIQKHGTREIWVNPPPIPLETDEMDSVFGFPYARIPHPSYGDAKIPAYDMIRFSVNIMRGCFGGCTFCSITEHEGRIIQSRSQESVLTEIEEIRDKVPGFTGTISDLGGPTANMYHLTCKSETILKNCRRLSCVYPTICKNLETSHKPTTELYRAARKIPGVKRIAIASGLRYDLAVKDPEYVRELVTHHVGGLLKIAPEHTEQNVLTKMMKPGMGTYDEFKRMFDKFSKEAGKEQYLVPYFIAAHPGTENSDMMNLALWLKKQKMRVDQVQTFYPSPMSLATAMYHSERNPLQRMSYKSQKMHIPRDIAQRRLQKAFLRYHDAKNWPMLREELKAMGRTDLIGSGPNALIPAEDVSNRGRHVPRPGFKPKGRIKR, translated from the coding sequence ATGTCTCAGCAAGAACAACACCTCTTTTCTAACTATCCCTACTGGGCAGAATGCTTCGGTACGGCACCGTTTTTACCGATGTCACGGGAGGAAATGGATGTGCTCGGCTGGGATAGCTGTGATGTGATTTTGGTGACGGGTGATGCTTATGTCGATCACCCAAGCTTCGGCATGGCGGTGATGGGCCGTATGCTCGAGTCTCAAGGCTTTCGCGTCGGTATTATTGCCCAGCCAGATTGGAATAATCCGCAAGACTTTATGAAGCTCGGTAAGCCGAATTTCTACTTCGGTGTGACCGGCGGCAACATGGATTCCATGATCAACCGCTATACCGCCGATTTGAAAGTGCGCAGTGATGATGCCTACACACCGGGTGGTGTTCCAGGTAAACGTCCTGATCGCGCTGTCATTGTGTATTCGCAAAAGTGCCGCGAAGTATATAAAGATGTACCGATTGTTATTGGTGGTATCGAAGCATCTTTGCGTCGCATAGCCCAGTACGATTACTGGAGCGATCAAGTACGTCGTTCGGTATTGATCGATTCGGGCGCCGATATTCTGCTTTATGGTAATGCTGAGCGAGCCATTGTTGATTTGACTCATGCCTTGGCTCAAGGCCGCAGTGTTTCTGAACTCACCGATTTACGTGGTACGACCATTGTGCGTGAAGCGCCGCCAGCCGGTTGGACTGAAATCGACTCCACTCGTATTGATTGGCCGGGACATATCGACATGATCCCGAATCCGTATGAGATGAAAGACACTGAAAAAATGTCGTGCAGCACAGACAACAAGACGGAAGAGGGCGCGGATTCGGATGTCATGCCGATCAAGATTGTGCCTATGCCGTTGCAGCGCAAAGTTGAACACGATAAAGACACCAGCTATGTGCGTTTACCGTCGTTCGAAAAAGTACGCAATGACAGCGCTTTGTATGCTCACGCATCTCGCGTATTGCACCAAGAAGCTAACCCTTATAACGCGCGCCCGCTGATTCAAAAACACGGCACGCGTGAGATTTGGGTTAATCCACCACCGATACCGCTGGAAACCGACGAGATGGATTCGGTATTTGGTTTCCCGTATGCGCGTATTCCGCATCCGAGCTATGGTGACGCCAAGATTCCTGCCTACGACATGATTCGTTTCTCGGTCAATATCATGCGTGGTTGTTTTGGTGGTTGTACCTTCTGTTCTATTACCGAGCACGAAGGCCGTATTATTCAGAGCCGTTCGCAAGAATCGGTACTGACTGAAATTGAAGAAATTCGAGATAAAGTGCCGGGCTTTACCGGTACGATTTCCGATTTGGGTGGCCCTACGGCCAACATGTATCACCTGACCTGTAAGAGCGAAACGATTCTTAAGAATTGTCGCCGTTTGTCGTGCGTGTACCCAACCATTTGTAAGAATTTGGAAACTAGCCATAAGCCGACGACGGAACTGTATCGCGCTGCACGCAAAATTCCTGGTGTAAAACGTATCGCCATCGCCTCCGGTCTGCGTTACGACCTTGCGGTAAAAGACCCTGAGTACGTGCGTGAATTGGTAACCCATCATGTTGGCGGCTTGTTAAAAATTGCTCCCGAGCACACTGAGCAAAACGTACTGACCAAAATGATGAAGCCGGGTATGGGCACCTACGATGAATTTAAGCGCATGTTCGATAAATTCTCGAAGGAAGCCGGTAAAGAACAATACCTAGTGCCGTATTTTATTGCTGCTCATCCGGGAACGGAGAATAGCGATATGATGAATTTAGCCTTGTGGTTAAAAAAGCAAAAAATGCGCGTAGACCAAGTACAAACCTTCTATCCATCGCCAATGTCTCTGGCAACGGCTATGTATCACTCGGAACGCAACCCATTACAGCGCATGAGTTATAAATCGCAGAAGATGCACATTCCGCGGGATATTGCTCAACGTCGTCTGCAAAAAGCCTTCTTGCGTTATCACGATGCTAAAAACTGGCCAATGCTACGAGAAGAATTAAAAGCCATGGGACGTACCGATTTAATCGGCTCTGGCCCTAATGCATTAATTCCTGCTGAAGATGTGAGTAATCGAGGCCGTCATGTGCCTCGCCCTGGTTTTAAGCCAAAGGGTCGAATTAAGCGTTAG
- a CDS encoding DUF3325 domain-containing protein, translating to MNNNTLWLILAIILMFIAMSWLALSLPSHWKQVRSGKPASTRLRMIGWSAIFLSALCCFKADHASMAVLVWLMIGAAAAASIGMILSTRPHRLKWLSLGSFAEGSKH from the coding sequence ATGAATAACAATACCTTGTGGCTGATTCTTGCCATCATTTTAATGTTTATAGCAATGAGTTGGCTGGCCCTATCGCTACCAAGTCACTGGAAACAAGTTAGATCGGGAAAACCAGCGTCCACGCGCTTGCGTATGATAGGTTGGAGTGCAATTTTTTTATCAGCGCTGTGTTGTTTTAAAGCGGACCATGCTTCGATGGCTGTATTGGTGTGGCTTATGATAGGTGCAGCCGCAGCGGCCAGCATAGGCATGATATTAAGTACGCGCCCTCATCGACTCAAATGGCTATCCCTCGGCAGTTTTGCCGAGGGATCCAAGCACTAA
- a CDS encoding PepSY-associated TM helix domain-containing protein, whose amino-acid sequence MKFANTRQAMAWLHTWLGLIFGFVLMICFFFGALSVFDREIDRWAIPDTRFDPQPMPSFDTMLLDVFERTEPDVAEYNRLMPIYHDPDAGDMTPRTELPADEYWAYTTHRDPVLLMGIGFRVPKPLNTEEHNHIHGRVTIDPRSGEELPSNSLKIGSDWFYPLHYSLNLNWNFIGFYIVGIAAFFMLVALVSGVWIHRKIFREFFTFRREKKTQRATLDLHNMSGVVALPFHFFFALTGLIIFAAFYYLPVTNTMLKPLHNMHETIEADTTGLPHERSGIAASMASVDDMVSEAKRRWAARDMAGEVGFLMVHHVGDANSYVSIYRAGSDRVSLVGEGIHFKASNGEVLREDPPHSTAESIAEFLTGLHLQHFEHWFLRWLYVLGGLLGCVCIATGFIFFTEKRKQQHAKNNRQGSRIVDAFAITTVTGIVIAAVTMLLANRLLPADMLNKGDWEKWIFCIALAFSFLHATLRSEPVARGEKNPAWREQCLLIAGLSITAVTANWLTTGDHLIKTIFTNPYWAVAGVDLSLLAVAATSWKAASHLQPETNKKEDSSSKAAYE is encoded by the coding sequence GTGAAATTTGCAAACACTCGCCAAGCGATGGCATGGCTACATACTTGGCTAGGATTGATTTTTGGCTTTGTACTGATGATTTGTTTCTTCTTCGGTGCACTCTCTGTTTTCGACCGAGAAATCGATCGTTGGGCTATTCCAGATACGCGTTTTGATCCACAGCCGATGCCGTCATTCGATACCATGCTTCTCGATGTATTCGAACGCACCGAACCCGATGTCGCTGAATATAATCGTTTGATGCCTATCTACCATGATCCAGACGCTGGAGATATGACACCGCGCACGGAATTACCGGCCGACGAATACTGGGCATATACCACCCACCGTGATCCAGTATTGCTTATGGGCATTGGCTTTCGCGTACCAAAACCATTGAATACCGAAGAGCATAATCATATTCATGGCAGAGTAACAATTGATCCGCGCAGCGGCGAAGAATTACCGAGTAATTCCCTGAAAATCGGCAGCGACTGGTTTTACCCACTGCATTACAGTCTTAATTTAAACTGGAATTTCATCGGCTTCTATATTGTCGGTATTGCGGCCTTTTTTATGCTGGTAGCGCTGGTGAGTGGCGTTTGGATTCACCGTAAAATATTTCGTGAATTTTTCACCTTCCGAAGAGAAAAGAAAACACAGCGGGCAACCTTAGATCTGCATAATATGAGTGGTGTCGTTGCCTTACCATTTCATTTCTTTTTTGCGCTAACGGGTCTTATCATTTTCGCCGCCTTCTATTACCTCCCTGTTACCAATACCATGCTCAAACCGCTTCATAATATGCATGAAACTATTGAAGCAGATACGACCGGATTACCTCATGAGCGTTCAGGAATTGCGGCTTCGATGGCCTCAGTTGATGATATGGTAAGCGAAGCAAAACGACGTTGGGCTGCACGCGATATGGCGGGTGAAGTTGGCTTTTTAATGGTTCACCATGTCGGTGATGCCAACAGCTACGTCAGTATTTATCGCGCTGGCAGTGATCGTGTATCGCTTGTTGGTGAAGGCATACATTTTAAAGCCAGCAACGGCGAAGTATTGCGTGAAGATCCTCCGCACTCTACTGCGGAGAGCATTGCGGAATTTTTAACCGGCTTACACCTTCAGCATTTCGAACATTGGTTTTTACGTTGGCTCTACGTTTTGGGCGGCCTACTCGGGTGTGTATGCATTGCCACCGGCTTTATATTCTTCACCGAGAAACGTAAACAACAGCACGCGAAAAATAACAGGCAAGGCAGTCGTATCGTTGATGCATTTGCCATTACGACCGTCACGGGCATTGTCATTGCAGCAGTGACTATGCTGCTAGCCAATCGACTACTGCCTGCGGATATGCTCAATAAAGGTGACTGGGAAAAGTGGATTTTCTGCATTGCATTAGCGTTCAGTTTTTTACATGCCACCCTACGCAGTGAACCCGTTGCCCGAGGTGAAAAAAATCCGGCGTGGCGTGAGCAATGTTTGCTTATTGCTGGTTTATCCATCACAGCGGTGACAGCCAACTGGCTTACAACAGGAGATCATTTAATTAAAACAATCTTCACTAATCCGTATTGGGCAGTGGCAGGCGTCGATTTAAGTTTATTAGCGGTTGCCGCTACAAGCTGGAAAGCAGCGTCACACCTGCAACCTGAAACCAACAAAAAGGAAGACTCTTCTTCTAAGGCTGCATATGAATAA